From a region of the Methanolobus tindarius DSM 2278 genome:
- a CDS encoding RNA methyltransferase, with amino-acid sequence MDLRIVLVEPLYQGNVGSVTRAMKNFGYSDLVLVNPCKLEGEARAMSSHARDLLESAKRVSTLDEAIEDCSIIIGTTGIAGSRFDLHLRVPGYSPKEMKERLSGCSGKVAVLFGREDNGFTREELKKCDMIMSIPTSDIYPVMNLSHAVAVVLYEFSDIKNAQAPLADPGDMRLLYQHLTELLDDINYPEHKKEKTNLMLRRIFGRSCLLSREVYTLHGILRKIKRNSVNDADDDSDDGSYYEK; translated from the coding sequence ATGGACCTTAGAATAGTGCTCGTTGAACCCCTGTACCAGGGAAATGTAGGTTCAGTTACAAGGGCAATGAAAAATTTTGGATATTCTGATCTTGTACTTGTAAATCCCTGTAAACTTGAAGGAGAGGCAAGAGCAATGTCATCTCATGCGAGGGATCTGCTGGAAAGTGCAAAGAGAGTTTCAACCCTTGACGAAGCAATTGAAGATTGCAGTATAATAATAGGTACTACAGGTATAGCAGGTTCCAGATTTGATCTGCACCTCAGAGTCCCCGGTTATTCGCCTAAAGAAATGAAAGAGAGACTCTCAGGTTGCAGTGGAAAAGTTGCAGTGCTTTTTGGAAGAGAGGACAATGGGTTCACCAGAGAAGAACTTAAAAAATGCGATATGATTATGTCCATTCCAACTTCGGATATCTATCCGGTCATGAATCTCTCACATGCTGTGGCAGTTGTCCTTTACGAGTTCAGTGATATCAAAAATGCACAGGCTCCACTGGCAGACCCAGGGGATATGAGATTGCTTTATCAACACCTTACAGAACTTCTAGATGATATCAACTACCCGGAACACAAAAAGGAAAAAACAAATTTGATGCTCAGGAGGATATTTGGAAGGTCCTGCCTGTTATCCAGGGAAGTTTACACATTGCATGGCATTCTCAGAAAGATTAAGAGAAATTCTGTCAATGATGCAGATGATGATTCCGACGATGGTTCCTATTACGAAAAATAG
- a CDS encoding minichromosome maintenance protein MCM — MTEGKWDEKFVVFLKKYYWDDILQLANSYPDQRSLEVDFYDLDVFDREIANELLFNPDEVMPSANNALQQIDLPVEKKLIDAKVRFIKIPNKIPNRDLRSKHLLQFVAIEGMIRKATEVRPKVLNAAFQCMRCEHVTMVPQNEIKFVEPVECENETCGRKGPFKILVNQSVFVDAQKLQIQESPENLKGGTQPQSLDVDIEDDLAGLVKPGDRVIINGVLRSHQRTTREGKSPFYDLVLHANSIEYTDLEFDELEITPEEEEEILALSRDPEIYQKVIGSIAPSIYGYEEVKEALSLQLFSGVAKHLPDGSRVRGDIHMLFMGDPGVAKSQLLRYMVKLSPRGVFASGKSASSSGLTAAAVRDDLGDGRWTLEAGALVMADMGIAAVDEMDKMSTEDKSALHEAMEQQTISVAKAGILATLKSRCALLGAANPKYGRFDRYEGIAQQINMPPALISRFDMIFVLLDTPNEDMDSKIAKHILKSHYAGELSEQRKNLPSSTITQEQVDGHMEVIKPVIDPDFLRKYVAYSRRNIFPVMEDDARDHLVKFYMDLRRMGDGKDAPVPVTARQLEALVRLAEASARLRLSNVANMDDAKRTTRIVYSCLRQVGVDPDTGAFDVDVIASGTSKSQRDRIKIVKEIIKSVGEKHPGGKAPLEEVYAEAQNQQIDRQHAEDLIARMRRSGDLIKPDKEHVKVV, encoded by the coding sequence ATGACTGAAGGTAAGTGGGACGAAAAATTCGTAGTGTTCCTTAAAAAATACTATTGGGATGATATTCTTCAACTGGCTAATAGCTATCCCGACCAGCGTAGTCTGGAAGTGGACTTCTACGACTTGGATGTTTTTGACAGAGAAATAGCGAACGAACTTTTATTTAACCCTGATGAAGTGATGCCAAGTGCTAACAACGCACTTCAGCAGATAGATCTTCCGGTTGAAAAAAAACTCATTGATGCAAAAGTCCGCTTTATTAAGATTCCAAACAAGATACCAAACAGGGACTTGAGAAGTAAGCACCTTTTGCAATTCGTTGCAATCGAAGGAATGATACGCAAAGCAACAGAAGTACGTCCGAAGGTGCTTAATGCCGCATTCCAGTGTATGCGCTGTGAGCATGTGACAATGGTTCCGCAGAACGAGATTAAATTTGTTGAACCGGTTGAATGTGAGAACGAAACGTGCGGACGAAAAGGACCTTTTAAGATCCTTGTCAACCAGTCTGTTTTTGTTGATGCACAGAAACTTCAGATACAGGAATCTCCGGAAAATCTGAAGGGTGGTACACAGCCACAGAGCCTTGATGTTGATATTGAGGATGACCTTGCAGGTCTTGTTAAACCGGGTGACCGTGTAATTATAAATGGAGTGCTTCGCTCTCACCAGCGAACCACAAGAGAAGGAAAATCTCCTTTCTATGATCTAGTCCTGCACGCCAATTCCATTGAATACACTGATCTTGAGTTTGATGAGCTTGAAATCACACCTGAAGAGGAAGAGGAGATACTTGCCCTGAGTCGCGATCCTGAAATATACCAGAAAGTTATCGGATCTATTGCTCCTTCTATTTACGGTTATGAAGAGGTGAAAGAAGCACTTTCACTTCAATTATTCTCAGGTGTTGCAAAACACCTTCCTGACGGATCCAGGGTGCGTGGTGATATTCACATGCTATTTATGGGTGATCCGGGTGTAGCTAAAAGTCAGTTGCTCAGATACATGGTAAAACTTTCACCGCGTGGTGTTTTTGCATCCGGTAAAAGTGCATCGTCAAGTGGTCTTACCGCTGCGGCTGTACGTGATGATCTTGGAGATGGACGCTGGACGCTGGAAGCCGGTGCGCTTGTCATGGCGGACATGGGAATTGCCGCAGTGGATGAAATGGATAAAATGAGCACTGAAGATAAGAGTGCACTCCACGAAGCAATGGAACAGCAGACAATCAGTGTTGCAAAGGCTGGTATCCTTGCCACATTAAAATCCCGTTGTGCACTACTTGGTGCAGCTAACCCTAAATACGGTCGTTTTGACAGGTATGAAGGTATCGCACAACAGATAAACATGCCTCCAGCTCTTATTTCCAGGTTTGATATGATATTTGTCCTGCTGGATACTCCTAATGAGGACATGGACTCAAAGATCGCAAAACACATTCTCAAATCACACTACGCAGGTGAACTCTCCGAACAGCGCAAGAACCTGCCTTCAAGTACAATCACCCAGGAACAGGTTGACGGCCACATGGAAGTCATCAAACCTGTAATTGATCCCGATTTCCTTAGAAAATACGTTGCATATTCCAGAAGGAATATTTTCCCGGTAATGGAAGATGATGCACGTGACCATCTTGTAAAATTCTATATGGATTTGCGAAGAATGGGAGACGGAAAGGATGCACCTGTCCCCGTAACAGCACGTCAGCTTGAAGCTCTTGTGAGACTTGCCGAGGCCAGTGCACGCTTGCGACTCAGTAACGTTGCAAATATGGATGATGCTAAAAGGACAACAAGAATTGTATATTCATGTCTCAGGCAGGTTGGTGTTGATCCAGATACAGGAGCTTTCGATGTTGATGTGATTGCCTCCGGTACAAGCAAGAGCCAGAGAGACAGAATAAAGATTGTCAAAGAAATTATAAAATCAGTTGGAGAAAAGCATCCCGGTGGAAAAGCCCCGCTTGAAGAAGTCTATGCAGAAGCCCAGAACCAGCAGATAGACAGGCAACATGCTGAAGACCTTATTGCACGCATGAGGCGTTCCGGTGATCTTATCAAACCCGACAAAGAGCATGTAAAAGTAGTTTAG
- a CDS encoding DUF116 domain-containing protein, protein MQIPYELLGKIFIFVAFAALLVLLIALLLGLYSFKNHKILFPNFVLFILYLFYGPSKWICRVFGIKDTLVDEILVEVRNAVMLDQFREIKNGRVVFLPQCLRHPNCKARCDPLIGYECKLCGLCDIGTICKAANERGFEVYVIPGGSFVKKIIKAHRPESCIGVACYPELAESMQGASPFMVVQGVSLLQDGCYNTRVDVDEVIRKMEECDDV, encoded by the coding sequence ATGCAAATCCCTTATGAATTACTTGGAAAAATCTTTATTTTTGTAGCTTTTGCTGCACTTTTAGTCCTGTTAATTGCTTTACTATTGGGTTTATATAGTTTTAAGAATCATAAAATACTGTTCCCAAATTTTGTCCTATTCATTCTCTATCTGTTCTACGGCCCCTCAAAATGGATATGCCGTGTATTTGGCATTAAGGACACACTGGTTGATGAAATTCTGGTTGAGGTACGTAATGCCGTAATGCTTGATCAGTTCAGAGAAATTAAAAACGGAAGGGTTGTTTTTCTTCCTCAGTGTCTCAGGCATCCAAACTGTAAAGCTCGCTGTGACCCTTTGATTGGGTATGAATGCAAATTATGCGGTCTGTGTGACATTGGAACTATATGTAAAGCTGCCAATGAACGAGGTTTCGAAGTTTATGTAATTCCCGGCGGCAGTTTTGTCAAAAAAATAATTAAGGCTCACAGACCCGAAAGTTGTATTGGCGTCGCATGCTATCCTGAACTGGCCGAGTCAATGCAGGGTGCCTCACCATTTATGGTTGTCCAGGGAGTTTCACTATTGCAGGATGGTTGCTACAATACCAGAGTAGATGTAGATGAGGTCATAAGAAAAATGGAGGAATGTGACGATGTATAG
- a CDS encoding (Fe-S)-binding protein, which produces MAKREPSITTENFTAVQLMELDSCSRCGECVDWCPTYDASGQDPGLAPRDKILRWREYMNQSYGLRAKLFGPKEISEEEIEQFKDDVYGCTTCGMCATVCESAINTVELWESMRANLVKRGNGPFGKQGAFLKLIGEYKNPYMEDNANRVNWFPEDIKVEDKAEILYFGGCTAELKQRKLALATARLLNKLGIKFTMLGEDEICCGSALIRTGQYFINDTAKVNAQKNVDNIKAKGAKIVLYACAGCFRASKVDWPRLTEKELPFKVMHITEYLQGLIEKGEIKWEKSIDKTVTYHDPCHLGRHVGVFEPPRAVLEAIPGIKFIEMERIEENQRCCGAGGGVKAGIPDLALGVASTRVEDALATKAELLSSACPFCKRNLSDGRDAIGAKDLEVEDVVVLAAEAMGIDLSDSPE; this is translated from the coding sequence ATGGCAAAACGTGAACCATCTATTACAACTGAAAACTTTACCGCTGTTCAGCTTATGGAACTTGACTCATGCAGCCGCTGTGGCGAATGTGTGGACTGGTGTCCAACATACGATGCATCCGGACAGGATCCGGGACTTGCACCAAGAGACAAGATCCTCAGATGGAGAGAATACATGAACCAGTCCTATGGACTTCGTGCAAAACTCTTCGGTCCAAAAGAGATCTCAGAAGAAGAGATCGAGCAGTTCAAAGATGATGTATACGGCTGTACAACATGTGGTATGTGTGCAACAGTCTGTGAATCTGCAATTAACACAGTAGAACTCTGGGAATCCATGCGTGCAAACCTTGTAAAGCGTGGAAACGGTCCATTCGGTAAGCAGGGTGCTTTCCTTAAACTTATTGGAGAGTACAAGAACCCTTACATGGAAGACAACGCAAACAGGGTAAACTGGTTCCCTGAAGACATCAAGGTCGAAGACAAGGCAGAAATCCTTTACTTCGGAGGATGTACCGCAGAACTCAAACAGAGGAAGCTTGCGCTTGCAACAGCCCGTCTTCTGAACAAGCTTGGAATTAAGTTCACAATGCTCGGTGAAGATGAGATCTGCTGTGGTTCAGCTCTTATCAGGACAGGTCAGTATTTCATCAACGACACTGCAAAAGTAAATGCTCAGAAAAATGTTGACAACATCAAGGCAAAAGGTGCTAAAATTGTACTTTATGCATGTGCAGGATGTTTCAGGGCTTCTAAAGTAGACTGGCCAAGGCTTACTGAGAAGGAACTTCCATTTAAGGTAATGCACATTACAGAGTATCTCCAGGGTCTTATCGAGAAAGGAGAGATCAAGTGGGAGAAGTCAATTGACAAGACAGTAACATACCACGATCCATGCCACCTCGGACGTCACGTTGGAGTATTCGAGCCACCAAGAGCTGTACTTGAAGCAATACCAGGTATTAAGTTCATTGAGATGGAAAGAATCGAAGAGAATCAGCGTTGCTGTGGAGCTGGCGGTGGTGTCAAGGCAGGTATTCCTGATCTTGCACTCGGTGTTGCTTCAACACGTGTTGAAGATGCACTTGCAACAAAAGCAGAGCTCCTTTCAAGTGCCTGCCCATTCTGTAAGAGAAACCTCAGTGATGGTAGGGACGCAATAGGCGCAAAGGATCTTGAAGTTGAGGATGTAGTAGTTCTTGCTGCAGAAGCAATGGGAATTGACCTCAGCGACTCACCAGAGTGA
- a CDS encoding respiratory nitrate reductase subunit gamma, whose translation MDYFAGVTDALRVTFVQMMLISFLAMGIFVVGMYINLKKWGMGSTGYGAAPSKSIMAFPKMLMYQMNEHAHVHNQSVLETFVLDILFQRRILRRSPLRWFMHFTIFVGWMTLFAMSGAMFAVEMIHLIGEKVGYAHSLPWFMIPETFRELLAVPNDVFSYILLIGIIIAIYRRLFVTKVREATIAYDSILLIGLTIITISGFVADGIRTGRLWGLGIDSELAPPMALFHVVISLLFCIAYIPFSKYIHVIAIPLALLANKGGE comes from the coding sequence ATGGATTATTTTGCCGGTGTAACCGATGCACTAAGGGTTACTTTTGTGCAGATGATGCTCATTTCCTTTTTAGCCATGGGTATTTTCGTTGTAGGAATGTACATCAACTTAAAGAAATGGGGTATGGGCTCCACAGGGTATGGCGCTGCTCCATCTAAAAGTATTATGGCATTCCCTAAAATGCTTATGTATCAGATGAATGAGCATGCACATGTTCACAATCAGTCTGTTCTTGAAACATTTGTCCTTGACATCCTTTTCCAGAGAAGGATCCTGAGAAGAAGCCCTCTCAGATGGTTTATGCACTTCACAATTTTCGTTGGCTGGATGACACTTTTTGCAATGTCCGGTGCAATGTTCGCTGTTGAAATGATACACCTGATAGGCGAAAAGGTAGGATATGCTCATTCTCTTCCATGGTTCATGATACCTGAGACATTCAGAGAGCTTCTTGCAGTACCAAATGATGTATTCAGTTACATTTTACTCATTGGTATCATCATAGCTATCTACAGAAGACTTTTTGTCACAAAGGTAAGAGAAGCAACAATAGCATACGATTCTATTCTTCTTATCGGACTTACAATCATTACAATCTCAGGATTTGTTGCAGATGGTATCAGGACAGGAAGGCTTTGGGGACTTGGAATTGATTCCGAGCTCGCACCACCAATGGCACTTTTCCACGTTGTAATTTCACTTCTGTTCTGTATTGCATACATCCCATTCAGTAAATATATCCATGTGATTGCAATACCACTTGCACTCCTTGCAAACAAGGGAGGAGAATAA